cAATCAAATTTCCTTTCTGACTGAACGTTTTACCGCAAACTAAACAAGCAAAAGGTTTTCCACCACTGTGCGTTCTCTCATGCGCTATCAAAGAGTTTCCTTGAgtaaatcttttaccacaaacggAGCacgcaaaaggtttctccccagtgtgtgttctctggTGTGTTCCTAAATCTCCCTTTCTCGAGAATCTTTTactacaaactgagcaggcaaaaggtttctctccagtgtgtgttctcgtgtGTCTTTTCAAGGAGGACTTGTAAAAAACTTTGTcgcactgagaacatttcactCGCTTTTTGTCAGTGTGAAGTGTCATATCATGAAGCGAGTgttcctcatcatcatcatcatcatcatcagagtGTGACGttatgtcgtcactatctgatagaGGCGGTAAGAGCCCGTCTGCTTGTGATTGTCCACTGTGGTCTCCGTCACCTTGTTCACTCTTCACAATAACACCAGTCAACTGAAACTTGGTGATGTcatcctcctgctcctcctctttCATGTGTGGGGCCTCTGGCTCGTCTTCCTCTTTCATGTCGGGTGGCTCAGGACAAAGATCTCCGCCACGGACGTCTGCAGGACACGAGAagacaaacatgttttgttaAAGTCAAGCTTTGCTCAGTTGAGTCTCACGTTGGGACTTTGAAGTTGCATATTTTTGCTCTACATGTTTTAAGATATTTCAATTGGCTTTTAGCttcaaatcataaaataaacgTGCTGTTTTATGAGGTCACCACACTCACGCGCGTGCGCAGTCATGAAACTTGTATGCTGAAAGACCAAAAAACGCAGCTTGTATCTGTCTCAGCAGTTTTTTGCAATCTTGCCATAAATCACATATAGATGTGCAGACCAAAAAATGTGCcacagtgacagaaaaaaactaaaagttgAGTGTTTACTCGACGTGATAAACGGTGAAAACGCACGAACAGAAAAATGAGCGCTCTCGCaaagagctgctgtag
This sequence is a window from Phycodurus eques isolate BA_2022a chromosome 2, UOR_Pequ_1.1, whole genome shotgun sequence. Protein-coding genes within it:
- the LOC133418246 gene encoding gastrula zinc finger protein XlCGF7.1-like, with amino-acid sequence MCAKRVKEEKCEGSERQRQRLAAFRQQAHFVLSRADVRGGDLCPEPPDMKEEDEPEAPHMKEEEQEDDITKFQLTGVIVKSEQGDGDHSGQSQADGLLPPLSDSDDITSHSDDDDDDDEEHSLHDMTLHTDKKRVKCSQCDKVFYKSSLKRHTRTHTGEKPFACSVCSKRFSRKGDLGTHQRTHTGEKPFACSVCGKRFTQGNSLIAHERTHSGGKPFACLVCGKTFSQKGNLIAHTRTHTGEKPFACSVCGQRFSIKANLTTHIRTHTGEKPFACSVCGQRFSIKRNLTRHTRTHTGGE